A region of bacterium BMS3Abin14 DNA encodes the following proteins:
- the suhB gene encoding inositol-1-monophosphatase translates to MDNQPHNAQIFLVDAIRMARRAGLVLKNRLKTDFEIEYKGEVDLVTEMDRIAQNIIVDEIRANYPGHGILAEEGIDDKGLEGYVWIVDPLDGTTNYSHRFPIFSVSIAITFRGETICGVVHSPISEETFSAIKGEGASLNGQSISVSKTTDLDRSLLATGFPYNIRDNAGAILDRFGRMAVQAQGIRRCGSAALDLCFVACGRLDGFWEAGLKPWDIASGILIVEEAGGLATDFSKMPITLDGASVLASNRKIHREMAQVLNPHASGKRKD, encoded by the coding sequence ATGGACAATCAACCACATAACGCACAGATTTTTCTGGTTGACGCTATCCGGATGGCCCGGCGGGCCGGACTTGTCCTCAAGAACAGGCTGAAAACCGATTTTGAGATCGAATACAAGGGGGAAGTGGACCTCGTAACGGAGATGGATCGCATCGCCCAGAATATCATTGTGGATGAGATAAGGGCCAACTATCCCGGGCATGGCATTCTGGCAGAGGAGGGCATCGACGATAAAGGGCTGGAGGGCTACGTCTGGATAGTTGACCCTCTCGACGGCACCACCAACTATTCCCACAGATTTCCCATCTTCAGCGTGTCCATCGCCATCACCTTCCGTGGGGAAACCATATGCGGAGTAGTCCATAGCCCTATTTCTGAGGAGACCTTCTCGGCAATCAAAGGGGAGGGGGCCTCCCTTAACGGACAGTCAATTTCCGTTTCCAAAACAACCGATCTTGACCGGAGTCTGCTGGCAACCGGTTTTCCATACAACATCAGGGATAATGCGGGGGCAATTCTGGACAGGTTCGGCAGGATGGCGGTTCAGGCCCAGGGAATCAGGCGATGCGGGAGCGCCGCTCTGGACCTGTGTTTCGTTGCATGCGGCCGACTGGACGGTTTCTGGGAAGCAGGCCTTAAACCCTGGGACATAGCGTCCGGCATTCTCATCGTCGAGGAAGCCGGGGGCTTGGCGACCGATTTTTCGAAAATGCCGATCACTCTGGACGGAGCCAGTGTTTTAGCTTCAAACCGAAAAATCCACAGGGAGATGGCGCAGGTCCTGAACCCTCACGCTTCGGGCAAGCGTAAGGACTGA
- a CDS encoding putative lyase, with protein sequence MFEKKRYFISILLASFLLAGWASDLSANAVHLDNLEKQYYLATEGKRSAVLDAIREEGTPAALQFSLDLLNYPDLKVRMEAVKSIKGWGDKGLRAIFHGMDNPEISWMCESVFVELGSEAVPYILGMLDDPNEYNRARAAYLLGIIKDRLAIGPLYDHLKDPSREVRMQVIQALTDLGDENALGYILELFDTEDVGLADFVLMAAQKFGWRAAKVLEASMESNNEKVRSGAAMALGRIRVPESIPLLVKGLSDPSPTVRRNVVSALGNFQSMNVVDTLITAMGDKDMQVQEFAGDALARLGSDVVPILIEHLTSPNALIRKNIVSSLRKIGDKRAIVPIINLLEDPDPTVRMFAVSALMEFKDPRAIRPLIYRLANEEKIHWLVSFAFMQMGNEAVDELLQATGDEEFCYTRNLIILRMGEKALDVLHLRARTGSSNVRMNAIVILGELGYPQSLPVLSALLADEKVGWVAAHSLAGIGRNAWKTLYEDAHGETLMRKNALDGISMIKDQKALPDLLDCLADDDAGIRRAVSKSLVRTGADAIPLIVEKMLTLDGPKFADAAEILCRMNDAQAQEKITQALFPKPWAAVALEKDRLFRFRHIYARKGSIVAVRDRVNNEISGSSGGGAWQRVAQ encoded by the coding sequence ATGTTTGAAAAAAAACGATACTTCATAAGCATCCTTCTTGCAAGCTTCCTCCTTGCCGGGTGGGCGTCCGACCTTTCGGCAAATGCCGTTCACCTGGATAATCTGGAAAAACAGTACTATCTGGCAACTGAGGGTAAGAGATCTGCGGTGCTCGATGCTATCAGGGAGGAGGGAACCCCGGCGGCGCTTCAGTTCAGTCTGGACCTGCTGAACTATCCTGATCTGAAGGTTAGGATGGAGGCCGTGAAAAGCATCAAGGGGTGGGGTGATAAGGGCCTGCGAGCTATATTCCATGGAATGGACAACCCGGAAATCAGCTGGATGTGCGAGTCTGTTTTTGTGGAGCTGGGCTCTGAAGCTGTTCCCTATATCCTGGGAATGCTGGATGATCCCAATGAATATAACAGGGCCAGGGCGGCTTATCTCCTTGGGATAATCAAGGACCGATTGGCAATTGGGCCCCTGTATGATCACCTTAAGGACCCGTCTCGCGAAGTAAGGATGCAGGTCATCCAGGCTCTCACGGATCTGGGGGACGAGAATGCGTTGGGCTATATCCTGGAGCTGTTCGACACGGAAGATGTGGGGCTTGCGGACTTTGTCCTCATGGCCGCCCAGAAATTTGGATGGAGGGCTGCCAAGGTTCTTGAAGCGTCCATGGAATCCAACAACGAGAAGGTTCGCAGTGGCGCGGCAATGGCGCTGGGGCGGATCAGGGTTCCGGAATCCATCCCCCTCCTGGTGAAGGGGTTGTCGGATCCGTCGCCCACCGTTCGCCGCAACGTGGTAAGCGCTCTTGGTAATTTCCAAAGTATGAATGTGGTAGATACCCTTATTACAGCCATGGGTGACAAGGATATGCAGGTACAGGAGTTTGCCGGCGACGCTCTGGCCAGGCTCGGATCGGACGTGGTGCCCATTCTGATTGAGCACCTGACGTCACCGAATGCCCTGATCCGCAAAAATATTGTATCATCCTTAAGGAAGATCGGTGACAAGCGGGCCATCGTTCCCATCATCAACCTGCTGGAGGACCCCGACCCAACGGTCAGGATGTTCGCCGTGTCGGCCCTCATGGAGTTCAAGGATCCCCGAGCCATTCGCCCTCTCATCTACAGACTGGCCAACGAGGAAAAGATACACTGGCTGGTCTCGTTCGCGTTCATGCAGATGGGAAATGAAGCGGTGGACGAGCTGCTCCAGGCAACCGGGGATGAGGAGTTCTGCTACACCAGGAACCTTATCATCCTTCGCATGGGTGAAAAGGCGCTGGACGTCCTGCATCTCCGCGCACGGACCGGCAGCAGCAACGTTCGCATGAATGCCATCGTTATCCTGGGGGAACTGGGTTACCCGCAGAGCCTTCCGGTGTTAAGCGCCCTGCTCGCTGACGAGAAGGTCGGATGGGTAGCCGCCCACTCCCTGGCCGGTATTGGAAGAAATGCATGGAAAACCCTGTATGAGGACGCCCATGGTGAGACCCTTATGAGAAAGAACGCTCTGGACGGCATTTCCATGATAAAGGATCAAAAGGCTCTGCCGGATCTGCTTGATTGTCTTGCGGACGATGACGCCGGCATCAGGCGGGCCGTCTCAAAATCTCTGGTCAGGACAGGCGCTGATGCCATTCCTCTCATTGTCGAGAAGATGCTGACATTGGATGGCCCCAAATTTGCCGATGCCGCCGAAATCCTGTGCCGGATGAATGACGCTCAGGCGCAGGAAAAGATCACCCAAGCCCTCTTTCCTAAGCCATGGGCCGCTGT
- a CDS encoding DNA utilization protein GntX codes for MEPLPGHVCSWCGEPFRVPDDPHLCLRCILKKPPFQWCRGLFRYSDELATAITLLKFRGKLSLLDPLQWALKKGLAGIDLPPVDGVVPVPIHFRRLMKRGFNQAEVLAKPLAEILDVPMLPRVLTRVKERPQVGLGFKEREQNARNGYILSSWGGSVAGMRLLIFDDVYTSGATARVCSRALRKAGATVSVLTLARSVRVQDLRHLPVDFSV; via the coding sequence ATGGAACCTTTGCCGGGCCACGTTTGCAGCTGGTGCGGAGAGCCTTTCCGTGTTCCCGACGACCCCCACCTCTGTTTAAGATGTATTCTGAAAAAACCTCCATTCCAATGGTGTCGTGGGCTCTTCCGGTATAGCGACGAATTGGCTACGGCTATAACTCTCCTTAAATTCCGGGGGAAACTGTCTCTCCTCGATCCGCTTCAATGGGCACTGAAAAAAGGTCTGGCCGGCATTGATTTACCACCTGTGGACGGAGTTGTTCCGGTTCCCATACACTTCAGAAGGCTCATGAAGAGAGGTTTCAACCAGGCAGAGGTGTTGGCGAAGCCGCTGGCTGAAATTTTAGACGTTCCCATGCTGCCCCGGGTACTTACGAGGGTGAAGGAAAGACCTCAGGTAGGCCTTGGATTTAAGGAAAGGGAGCAAAACGCCCGGAATGGATATATTTTGAGCAGTTGGGGCGGGAGTGTCGCCGGAATGCGGCTCCTCATTTTTGACGATGTTTATACCAGCGGAGCTACGGCACGGGTGTGCAGCAGAGCCCTCAGGAAGGCAGGGGCAACCGTTTCAGTCCTTACGCTTGCCCGAAGCGTGAGGGTTCAGGACCTGCGCCATCTCCCTGTGGATTTTTCGGTTTGA